The following nucleotide sequence is from Paenibacillus andongensis.
GCTAAAATTTGCTCATGATCAAGGCAATACCTATTTTTCTTCATCCCATAAAAGGCGATAATCACGTAAGTTAGAGCAATCAACTCTTCCAAATATCGATAGTAGTAATAATTGCTCGCTAATTCAGCAATGCGGAGATGGAAATCACCCGTAATTCGTAGAGCTCCCAGCAAATCACCCTGCTTATGCGCTTCATGCTCATCATCCAGCATAATTTGCAATTGCTGAAAATGAGCATCTGTCAACGTACCGCACACTTTGCGGATCGCCGCCGCTTCAATCACTCTGCGCATTTCGAACACTTCTTTAGCCTCATGTGTAGATGGGCAAGCAACAAAAGTTCCTTTGTAAGGAATGACGGTTACCAACTTCTCACTTGCGAGTCGGCGCAGTACATTGCGTACAGGTGTGCGGCTTACTCCAAAAGACTCTGCCAGCACTTCTTCCACTAACTGCATGTTGGGACGAAGCTTTTGTTCGATAATGGCATCCTTAATCGCGGTATACATGTCTAATTCATTGGCTTGCAGCATAAGGACCTGTTCTCCAATCCCCTGATGAATTGTTTACTTCACCCTGATCGTAATGAAAATAGGATTTCATGTCAATATACATAACACTAAAAGCCCCATCTTTTAGAATAACAACCAATATATCACGTATTCTTTGTTTTAAACGATAAACAATAACGATCCCCACTCGCTTTTTTCATTATTTCTTTATAACATGTTATGTTTAATGACATCATTTTGATTTTGATGG
It contains:
- a CDS encoding GntR family transcriptional regulator; its protein translation is MLQANELDMYTAIKDAIIEQKLRPNMQLVEEVLAESFGVSRTPVRNVLRRLASEKLVTVIPYKGTFVACPSTHEAKEVFEMRRVIEAAAIRKVCGTLTDAHFQQLQIMLDDEHEAHKQGDLLGALRITGDFHLRIAELASNYYYYRYLEELIALTYVIIAFYGMKKNRYCLDHEQILAAIKQGDADLAERLMVEHLSEIEASLDFEEHGAKPHSLTDIFKSRSYAAVKR